One part of the Anaeromyxobacter sp. Fw109-5 genome encodes these proteins:
- the rplU gene encoding 50S ribosomal protein L21: MYAVIRTGGKQYRVAQGDRLKVEKLAGDVGGKISFEVLLVGGDGEAKIGAPVVSGAAVEGEIVAQDKHKKVVHFRKKKEGWTKKRGHRQPYTEVLITAVRA; the protein is encoded by the coding sequence ATGTACGCGGTGATTCGGACCGGCGGGAAGCAGTACCGCGTCGCGCAGGGCGATCGGCTCAAGGTCGAGAAGCTCGCAGGCGACGTCGGCGGCAAGATCAGCTTCGAGGTGCTGCTCGTCGGCGGCGACGGCGAGGCGAAGATCGGTGCGCCGGTCGTCTCGGGCGCGGCGGTCGAGGGCGAGATCGTCGCCCAGGACAAGCACAAGAAGGTCGTCCACTTCCGCAAGAAGAAGGAAGGCTGGACGAAGAAGCGGGGCCACCGGCAGCCGTACACCGAGGTCCTCATCACCGCGGTGCGCGCGTAG
- a CDS encoding PLP-dependent aminotransferase family protein: MTNAPDYAFAARVASLRSSAIREILRVVARPDVISFAGGLPAPELFPTEALASLARELLVSPRGPAALQYAETEGHEGLRARILGRVPFPASAFGDDGILVTQGSQQGLDLLAKLFLDPGDEVLVETPAYLGAVQVFRFFGARVTFLPCDADGLRPDALADALRRRPKLLYLTPTFQNPSGLCYPEARRREVREVLRSSDVIVLEDDPYRDIWFDAAPPPPVVLGHDPARAVYLGSFSKTAVPGLRVGFLLGPPAIVRRGVLAKQATDLQTNTLGQHLLFELLGQDGFARHVEGLRREYRARRDALEGGLAATMGDRLSWNRPGGGMFLWARIAAGGDAAELLTHALAEGLAFVPGGEFHREGEGKDTLRLNFTHSAPARIAEGVARLARAFERWRG; this comes from the coding sequence ATGACGAACGCCCCCGACTACGCCTTCGCCGCGCGCGTGGCCTCGCTGAGGAGCTCCGCCATCCGGGAGATCCTGCGCGTCGTCGCGCGGCCCGACGTCATCTCGTTCGCCGGGGGCCTGCCCGCACCCGAGCTCTTCCCGACCGAGGCCCTCGCCTCGCTCGCGCGGGAGCTGCTCGTCTCGCCCCGCGGGCCGGCGGCGCTCCAGTACGCGGAGACGGAGGGGCACGAGGGACTGCGCGCGCGCATCCTCGGGCGGGTGCCGTTCCCTGCGAGCGCGTTCGGAGACGACGGGATCCTCGTGACGCAGGGCTCGCAGCAGGGGCTCGATCTCCTCGCGAAGCTGTTCCTCGATCCCGGCGACGAGGTCCTCGTCGAGACGCCCGCCTATCTCGGCGCGGTCCAGGTGTTCCGCTTCTTCGGGGCGCGCGTCACGTTCCTGCCCTGCGACGCGGACGGGCTCCGGCCCGACGCGCTCGCGGACGCGCTCCGACGGCGCCCGAAGCTCCTCTACCTCACCCCCACGTTCCAGAACCCGAGCGGCCTCTGCTACCCGGAGGCGCGCCGGCGCGAGGTGCGCGAGGTCCTCCGGAGCTCCGACGTGATCGTGCTCGAGGACGATCCGTACCGCGACATCTGGTTCGACGCGGCGCCGCCCCCGCCCGTCGTGCTCGGACACGACCCCGCGCGCGCCGTGTACCTCGGCAGCTTCTCCAAGACGGCGGTCCCGGGCCTGCGCGTCGGCTTCCTGCTGGGGCCGCCCGCCATCGTCCGCCGCGGCGTCCTCGCGAAGCAGGCGACGGACCTCCAGACCAACACGCTCGGGCAGCACCTGCTCTTCGAGCTGCTCGGCCAGGACGGGTTCGCGCGCCACGTCGAGGGTCTCCGGCGCGAGTATCGCGCTCGCCGCGACGCGCTCGAGGGTGGGCTCGCGGCGACGATGGGAGATCGGCTGTCGTGGAATCGCCCCGGCGGCGGCATGTTCCTCTGGGCGCGCATCGCCGCGGGAGGCGACGCGGCCGAGCTCCTCACCCACGCGCTCGCGGAGGGGCTCGCCTTCGTGCCGGGCGGCGAGTTCCACCGGGAGGGCGAGGGGAAGGACACGCTCCGGCTCAACTTCACGCACAGCGCCCCTGCGCGGATCGCCGAGGGCGTCGCGCGGCTCGCACGCGCGTTCGAGCGGTGGCGCGGGTAG
- a CDS encoding DUF2846 domain-containing protein: MQRKTLVLGLALMMATGCAAHVPMAPPAQDLAAKQFAPAQQTANLYVYRHEQFGYAVSMGVLLDGTWLGDTAAKTFLHLPIPPGEHRVISKAENTAEIVFAAEPGKNYFVWQEVKMGFAAPRSALHLVDEAEGRAAVTQCSLATTNASSHGAPAPGCTKDTDCKGDRICSAGACVAPAPAAPGVM, encoded by the coding sequence ATGCAGAGGAAGACGCTCGTACTCGGCCTGGCCCTGATGATGGCGACCGGCTGCGCGGCCCACGTGCCGATGGCGCCGCCCGCCCAGGACCTCGCGGCCAAGCAGTTCGCTCCCGCGCAGCAGACGGCGAACCTCTACGTGTACCGCCACGAGCAGTTCGGGTACGCGGTGTCGATGGGCGTCCTGCTCGACGGCACCTGGCTGGGGGACACCGCGGCGAAGACCTTTCTCCACCTGCCGATCCCTCCCGGCGAGCACCGCGTGATCTCCAAGGCGGAGAACACGGCGGAGATCGTCTTCGCCGCCGAGCCGGGGAAGAACTACTTCGTGTGGCAGGAGGTGAAGATGGGCTTCGCGGCGCCGCGGAGCGCCCTGCACCTCGTCGACGAGGCGGAAGGTCGCGCTGCGGTCACCCAGTGCTCGCTGGCGACGACCAACGCGTCCAGTCACGGCGCTCCCGCGCCGGGCTGCACCAAGGACACCGACTGCAAGGGTGATCGGATCTGCTCCGCCGGCGCGTGCGTCGCGCCGGCCCCGGCGGCGCCGGGGGTCATGTAG
- a CDS encoding CTP synthase, with protein MVKRGKKTKYLFVTGGVVSSLGKGLAAASIGALLENRGLEVTHLKLDPYINVDPGTMSPFQHGEVYVTDDGAETDLDLGHYERFTSAKMTRKNNYTTGRIYSNVIQRERRGEYLGKTVQVIPHITDEIKAVIREAAGGVDILIVEVGGTVGDIESLPFLEAIRQMKYDVGEENAVYAHLTLVPFIAAAGELKTKPTQHSVKELREIGIQPDLLLCRSDREIAREMKDKIALFCNVDPSAVFTALDVKSIYEVPLSLHKEGLDDKLAELFNIWSRAPRLDKWEQIVQKVKAPKHGEVRVGVVGKYVELHESYKSLNEALVHGGIGADVRVKQVFIDSTKLEEGDLSELNQVDAILVPGGFGVRGTEGKILAVRHAREHKIPFFGICLGLQMAVIEFGRSVLGLERANSLEFDEQTPHPVVTLMEAQKAVADKGGTMRLGTYPCALKDGTKARELYGVDLVQERHRHRYEFNNAYRAQYEGAGMVFSGTNPELNLVEMIELNNHPHFVGCQFHPEFKSKPFAPHPLFAGFVHAAREQRDQQADRRAAVTKLPVGKNV; from the coding sequence ATGGTGAAGCGGGGCAAGAAGACCAAGTACCTGTTCGTCACGGGCGGCGTGGTGAGCTCGCTCGGGAAGGGCCTCGCGGCCGCGTCCATCGGGGCGCTCCTCGAGAACCGGGGGCTCGAGGTCACCCACCTCAAGCTCGACCCGTACATCAACGTCGATCCCGGGACGATGAGCCCGTTCCAGCACGGCGAGGTCTACGTCACCGACGACGGCGCGGAGACGGACCTCGACCTCGGGCACTACGAGCGCTTCACCAGCGCCAAGATGACCCGGAAGAACAACTACACCACCGGGCGCATCTACTCGAACGTCATCCAGCGCGAGCGGCGCGGCGAGTACCTCGGGAAGACCGTGCAGGTCATCCCCCACATCACCGACGAGATCAAGGCGGTGATCCGGGAGGCCGCCGGCGGCGTCGACATCCTCATCGTGGAGGTCGGCGGTACGGTCGGCGACATCGAGTCGCTGCCGTTCCTCGAGGCGATCCGGCAGATGAAGTACGACGTGGGCGAGGAGAACGCGGTCTACGCGCACCTCACGCTCGTGCCGTTCATCGCCGCCGCCGGCGAGCTCAAGACCAAACCCACCCAGCACTCGGTGAAGGAGCTGCGCGAGATCGGCATCCAGCCCGACCTCCTGCTCTGCCGCTCGGACCGCGAGATCGCGCGCGAGATGAAGGACAAGATCGCGCTCTTCTGCAACGTCGATCCGTCCGCGGTCTTCACCGCGCTCGACGTGAAGTCGATCTACGAGGTGCCGCTCTCGCTCCACAAGGAGGGGCTCGACGACAAGCTGGCCGAGCTCTTCAACATCTGGAGCCGCGCCCCGCGCCTCGACAAGTGGGAGCAGATCGTCCAGAAGGTGAAGGCGCCCAAGCACGGCGAGGTGCGCGTCGGGGTGGTGGGCAAGTACGTCGAGCTGCACGAGAGCTACAAGAGCCTCAACGAGGCGCTCGTGCACGGCGGCATCGGCGCCGACGTGCGGGTGAAGCAGGTGTTCATCGACTCGACGAAGCTCGAGGAGGGCGACCTCAGCGAGCTCAACCAGGTGGACGCCATCCTCGTTCCGGGCGGCTTCGGCGTGCGCGGCACCGAGGGCAAGATCCTCGCCGTCCGCCACGCGCGCGAGCACAAGATCCCGTTCTTCGGGATCTGCCTCGGCCTGCAGATGGCGGTCATCGAGTTCGGCCGCTCGGTGCTGGGCCTGGAGCGCGCGAACTCGCTCGAGTTCGACGAGCAGACGCCGCACCCGGTCGTCACGCTCATGGAGGCCCAGAAGGCGGTCGCCGACAAGGGCGGGACCATGCGGCTCGGGACGTACCCGTGCGCGCTCAAGGACGGCACCAAGGCGCGCGAGCTGTACGGCGTGGACCTCGTCCAGGAGCGCCACCGCCACCGCTACGAGTTCAACAACGCCTACCGCGCCCAGTACGAGGGGGCCGGGATGGTGTTCTCCGGCACGAACCCGGAGCTGAACCTCGTCGAGATGATCGAGCTGAACAACCACCCGCACTTCGTGGGCTGCCAGTTCCACCCGGAGTTCAAGTCGAAGCCCTTCGCCCCCCACCCGCTCTTCGCCGGCTTCGTGCACGCCGCGCGCGAGCAGCGCGACCAGCAGGCGGATCGCCGCGCGGCGGTGACCAAGCTGCCCGTCGGGAAGAACGTCTAG
- a CDS encoding YkvA family protein, giving the protein MATRTCPACARPLGSSADCLSCREAAANELAREARDITPESLPERVSAARRFLRRPPWYARRTPGAFRAKLRLLWMVLRDYANGSYRKVPWKSLAALAAAVAYVLSPLDLVPDVLFPIGLADDAVLLAMTWGLVKRELREYCSWKGLSPAHFGL; this is encoded by the coding sequence ATGGCGACCCGCACCTGCCCCGCCTGCGCGCGCCCGCTCGGCTCGAGCGCGGACTGCCTCTCCTGTCGCGAGGCCGCGGCGAACGAGCTCGCCCGCGAGGCGAGGGACATCACGCCGGAGAGCCTCCCCGAGCGCGTCTCGGCGGCGCGCCGGTTCCTGCGGCGGCCGCCCTGGTACGCGCGCCGCACACCCGGCGCGTTCCGCGCGAAGCTGCGGCTCCTGTGGATGGTGCTGCGAGACTACGCGAACGGCTCCTACCGCAAGGTGCCGTGGAAGTCGCTCGCCGCGCTGGCGGCGGCGGTCGCGTACGTGCTCTCGCCGCTGGACCTCGTTCCGGACGTGCTGTTCCCCATCGGCTTGGCCGACGACGCCGTGCTGCTCGCGATGACCTGGGGCCTCGTGAAGCGCGAGCTCCGCGAGTACTGCTCGTGGAAGGGGCTCTCGCCGGCTCACTTCGGTCTTTGA
- a CDS encoding outer membrane beta-barrel protein, with translation MRKLLALLVALPLAVAAQDVPAPPQPSSSGAAPYYPRSQQRDGWYIGFGVGFGDGSVSGQGESLSFNEMNFDRDPTRIGLNFKVGWTVTPRLLLGFDITAARAQASGGGVTTATQITNYDAVATFFPMERGFFVRGGLGLSALSLAYDDGLDDVTDTYGGTNILGGLGYAFWLGKQFNLTVNLDASKQFYGSSDLDPEGSQFWMLYAGFDWY, from the coding sequence ATGAGGAAGCTGCTCGCGCTGCTCGTCGCGCTCCCGCTCGCGGTCGCCGCCCAGGACGTCCCCGCTCCGCCCCAGCCGTCGTCGAGCGGCGCGGCTCCCTACTACCCGCGCTCGCAGCAGCGCGACGGCTGGTACATCGGCTTCGGCGTCGGCTTCGGCGACGGGAGCGTGTCCGGTCAGGGCGAGAGCCTGTCCTTCAACGAGATGAACTTCGATCGCGACCCGACGCGCATCGGGCTCAACTTCAAGGTCGGCTGGACCGTCACCCCCCGCCTCCTCCTCGGCTTCGACATCACCGCCGCTCGTGCGCAGGCGAGCGGCGGCGGCGTGACGACGGCCACCCAGATCACCAACTACGACGCGGTCGCGACGTTCTTCCCGATGGAGCGGGGCTTCTTCGTGCGCGGCGGGCTCGGGCTCTCGGCGCTGTCGCTCGCGTACGACGACGGGCTCGACGACGTCACCGACACCTACGGCGGCACGAACATCCTGGGCGGCCTCGGCTACGCGTTCTGGCTCGGCAAGCAGTTCAACCTGACGGTCAACCTCGACGCGTCGAAGCAGTTCTACGGCTCGAGCGACCTCGACCCGGAGGGCTCGCAGTTCTGGATGCTCTACGCCGGCTTCGACTGGTACTAG
- a CDS encoding RluA family pseudouridine synthase yields MPEVVRVRFTVEPNYAGWRLDRYLQEKIRRLSRERVQRLIETRLEAEDGRRLKPSTRVVAGLAFALLKDAEPEPDTPQVFDVVHDDGALLVVDKPAGLPVHPTARYSANTFTSLARARFPDRKVDPAHRLDRETSGLLACGSAPEWTSRMKRDFAQGRVKKTYLAIAEGAPREDTFTVDAPLALTGASAVRVRMHVDAGGLASATDFEVLARRVLAGGVPVALLACRPRTGRQHQIRAHLAHAGLPMVGDKIYGPDENIFDRFTRHALTDEDHARLRLPRHALHAWRLELPHPRTREPVGLESPLPPDLATFWGGCREEAA; encoded by the coding sequence GTGCCCGAGGTCGTCCGCGTCCGCTTCACCGTCGAGCCGAACTACGCAGGCTGGCGGCTCGATCGCTACCTGCAGGAGAAGATCCGGCGGCTCTCGCGCGAGCGGGTGCAGCGGCTCATCGAGACCCGCCTGGAGGCCGAGGACGGACGGCGGCTCAAGCCGTCGACGCGGGTCGTGGCAGGGCTCGCCTTCGCGCTCCTCAAGGACGCCGAGCCCGAGCCCGATACGCCGCAGGTCTTCGACGTCGTCCACGACGACGGCGCGCTCCTCGTGGTGGACAAGCCCGCCGGCCTGCCGGTCCATCCGACCGCGCGCTACTCCGCGAACACGTTCACCTCGCTCGCGCGGGCGCGCTTCCCGGACCGCAAGGTGGACCCGGCCCACCGGCTCGACCGCGAGACCTCCGGGCTCCTCGCCTGCGGGAGCGCGCCGGAGTGGACCTCGCGCATGAAGCGCGACTTCGCCCAGGGCCGCGTGAAGAAGACCTACCTCGCCATCGCCGAGGGCGCGCCGCGGGAGGACACCTTCACGGTGGACGCGCCGCTGGCGCTCACCGGCGCCTCGGCCGTGCGCGTCCGCATGCACGTCGACGCGGGCGGGCTCGCCTCGGCGACCGACTTCGAGGTGCTCGCCCGGCGCGTGCTCGCGGGCGGCGTCCCCGTCGCGCTCCTCGCGTGCCGGCCGCGCACCGGGCGCCAGCACCAGATCCGCGCGCACCTCGCGCACGCGGGGCTCCCCATGGTCGGCGACAAGATCTACGGGCCCGACGAGAACATCTTCGACCGCTTCACCCGCCACGCCCTCACCGACGAGGATCACGCGCGCCTGCGGCTGCCGCGCCACGCCCTGCACGCGTGGCGGCTCGAGCTGCCGCACCCGCGCACGCGCGAGCCGGTCGGTCTGGAGTCGCCGCTGCCGCCCGATCTGGCGACGTTCTGGGGCGGCTGTCGCGAGGAGGCCGCGTGA
- a CDS encoding RNA methyltransferase — translation MTRRGEAAAEPAGGDERPRLGDAGFLVPERRARIDAVVANRTRTLTVVMEAFCDPQNVNAVLRTCEAFGIQELHVIEGPMKPYDRNKKISQNADKWVDVRRWSSTGECLAHLKAEGFAIYATHLGEGARTLDALSFAGKVALVFGNEHRGVSDEAVALSDAVYVIPMHGFVQSLNVSVAAAISIAKAVERRAAERGRHGDLSELEAAALRERFYVLAVKQRARIAKAERVDERRAARRR, via the coding sequence GTGACCCGGCGCGGCGAGGCGGCGGCGGAGCCCGCGGGCGGCGACGAGCGGCCTCGGCTCGGCGACGCCGGGTTCCTCGTCCCCGAGCGCCGCGCCCGCATCGACGCCGTCGTCGCGAACCGCACCCGCACGCTCACCGTCGTGATGGAGGCGTTCTGCGATCCGCAGAACGTGAACGCGGTGCTGCGCACCTGCGAGGCGTTCGGGATCCAGGAGCTCCACGTGATCGAGGGGCCCATGAAGCCCTACGATCGCAACAAGAAGATCAGCCAGAACGCGGACAAGTGGGTGGACGTCCGGCGCTGGAGCTCGACGGGCGAGTGCCTCGCGCACCTCAAGGCCGAGGGGTTCGCGATCTACGCCACCCACCTGGGAGAGGGCGCGAGGACGCTGGACGCGCTGTCGTTCGCGGGCAAGGTGGCGCTCGTGTTCGGCAACGAGCACCGCGGCGTCTCGGACGAGGCGGTCGCGCTCTCGGACGCGGTGTACGTCATCCCGATGCACGGCTTCGTGCAGTCGCTCAACGTGTCGGTCGCCGCGGCGATCTCGATCGCGAAGGCGGTCGAGCGGCGCGCGGCGGAGCGCGGCCGGCACGGCGACCTCTCCGAGCTCGAGGCCGCGGCGCTGCGCGAGCGGTTCTACGTGCTCGCGGTGAAGCAGCGGGCCAGGATCGCCAAGGCCGAGCGGGTCGACGAGCGGCGCGCGGCGCGGCGCCGCTGA
- the rpmA gene encoding 50S ribosomal protein L27: MAHKKGQGSSRNGRDSPGQHRGIKVYGSEKVVAGNILVRQVGTLVHPGANVGMGKDFTLFALVDGTVKYSRARGDRRIVSILPEA; the protein is encoded by the coding sequence ATGGCTCACAAAAAGGGACAAGGCTCCTCGCGCAACGGCCGTGACTCTCCCGGCCAGCACCGCGGCATCAAGGTCTACGGGTCCGAGAAGGTCGTGGCGGGCAACATCCTCGTCCGCCAGGTCGGCACCCTCGTCCACCCCGGCGCGAACGTCGGCATGGGCAAGGACTTCACGCTCTTCGCGCTCGTGGACGGCACGGTGAAGTACAGCCGCGCCCGGGGCGATCGGCGTATCGTCTCCATCCTCCCGGAGGCTTGA
- the kdsB gene encoding 3-deoxy-manno-octulosonate cytidylyltransferase, with product MRRVAVIIPARFGAQRFPGKPLADLAGQPLIAHVVDRARRARGVDAVAVATDDARIAAAAEAAGAAAILTGPASTGTDRVAEAARKLMPSPDVVVNLQGDEPLIEPEAIETLVRAMEGGVEMATLARPLEPEELERTQVVKVVTDRHGDALYFSRAPIPHRRAGGVSALARAHVGIYAFTAAFLQEFAALPPGRLEAEESLEQLRALEHGHRIRVADTAYRGFGIDTPEDLDRARALLAAGPRE from the coding sequence TTGAGACGCGTCGCAGTCATCATCCCGGCCCGGTTCGGAGCCCAGCGCTTCCCCGGGAAGCCCCTCGCCGATCTGGCAGGCCAGCCCCTGATCGCCCATGTGGTCGATCGGGCCCGGCGGGCGCGTGGCGTCGACGCCGTGGCGGTGGCGACCGACGACGCGCGCATCGCGGCCGCGGCGGAGGCGGCCGGCGCGGCGGCGATCCTGACCGGCCCGGCGAGCACCGGGACGGACCGGGTGGCGGAGGCGGCCCGCAAGCTCATGCCCTCGCCGGACGTGGTGGTCAACCTGCAGGGCGACGAGCCGCTCATCGAGCCGGAGGCGATCGAGACGCTCGTCCGCGCGATGGAAGGCGGCGTGGAGATGGCGACGCTCGCCCGCCCGCTGGAGCCGGAGGAGCTCGAGCGGACGCAGGTGGTGAAGGTGGTGACGGACCGGCACGGTGACGCGCTGTACTTCTCGCGCGCGCCGATCCCGCACCGCCGGGCGGGCGGCGTGAGCGCGCTCGCCCGCGCGCACGTGGGCATCTACGCGTTCACCGCCGCGTTCCTCCAGGAGTTCGCCGCGCTGCCGCCCGGGCGGCTCGAGGCGGAGGAGTCGCTCGAGCAGCTGCGTGCGCTCGAGCATGGACATAGGATCCGCGTGGCCGACACCGCGTACCGGGGGTTCGGGATCGACACGCCGGAGGACCTCGACCGGGCGCGGGCGCTGCTCGCCGCCGGTCCGCGTGAGTGA
- the obgE gene encoding GTPase ObgE, whose product MKFVDEVRIHVKAGDGGNGAVAWRREKFIPRGGPAGGDGGNGADVVLVVDPQLSTLLDYRYVREHRAKSGEHGQGSDMNGRDGEPLVLRVPPGTVVKDAATGELIADLGAADERLVVAKGGRGGLGNMNFATSTNQAPRYAEDGTLGEERDLVLELKLLADVGIVGYPNAGKSTLISRISRARPKIADYPFTTLVPNLGVVSWRERSFVVADIPGLIEGAHEGAGLGHQFLRHVERCRVLVHLVEGANPEEGRSPKADYEAINRELALYSPTLAEKPQILAVTKIDVPEARAAGEKLRKAFARRKQPVEVHLVSAVTGEGMPELMDAVGRALYAEAPRRGGRGRRLGKPRAEK is encoded by the coding sequence ATGAAGTTCGTCGACGAGGTCCGCATCCACGTGAAGGCCGGCGACGGCGGCAACGGCGCCGTGGCGTGGCGGCGGGAGAAGTTCATCCCGCGCGGGGGCCCGGCCGGCGGCGACGGCGGCAACGGCGCCGACGTCGTGCTGGTGGTCGACCCGCAGCTCTCGACGCTGCTCGACTACCGCTACGTGCGCGAGCACCGCGCGAAGAGCGGCGAGCACGGGCAGGGCTCGGACATGAACGGCCGGGACGGGGAGCCGCTCGTCCTGCGGGTGCCGCCCGGGACGGTGGTGAAGGACGCGGCGACGGGCGAGCTGATCGCCGACCTCGGCGCGGCGGACGAGCGGCTCGTGGTGGCGAAGGGCGGCCGCGGCGGCCTCGGCAACATGAACTTCGCGACCTCCACGAACCAGGCGCCACGCTACGCGGAGGACGGCACGCTGGGCGAGGAGCGCGACCTCGTCCTCGAGCTCAAGCTCCTCGCCGACGTCGGCATCGTGGGCTACCCGAACGCCGGCAAGTCGACCCTCATCAGCCGCATCTCCCGCGCGCGACCCAAGATCGCGGACTATCCGTTCACGACGCTCGTGCCGAACCTCGGCGTCGTCTCCTGGCGCGAGCGGAGCTTCGTGGTCGCCGACATCCCGGGGCTCATCGAGGGGGCGCACGAGGGCGCTGGCCTGGGCCACCAGTTCCTCCGCCACGTCGAGCGCTGCCGCGTGCTCGTCCACCTCGTCGAGGGCGCGAACCCGGAGGAGGGGCGCTCACCGAAGGCCGACTACGAGGCCATCAACCGCGAGCTCGCGCTGTACTCGCCGACGCTGGCGGAGAAGCCGCAGATCCTGGCCGTCACGAAGATCGACGTCCCCGAGGCGCGCGCCGCCGGGGAGAAGCTCAGGAAGGCGTTCGCGCGCCGCAAGCAGCCGGTCGAGGTGCACCTCGTCTCCGCGGTCACCGGCGAGGGGATGCCCGAGCTGATGGACGCGGTCGGGCGTGCCCTCTACGCCGAGGCGCCCCGCCGCGGCGGCCGCGGCCGGCGGCTCGGAAAGCCGAGGGCGGAGAAGTGA
- a CDS encoding MBL fold metallo-hydrolase: MALRARAAPENAPGDLFVDDRCIACDTCRRLAPATYGGGEDDRAFVARQPADPGARDRALIALVSCPVAAIGSDSGAGVREASRAPPVALAPDVPDVLDCGYAAESSFGAASWLVLRPGGNVLVDSPRFAAPLVERVRALGGARFMFLTHRDDVADHARWAEALGCVRVLHARDVTARTREVELRLDGDAPVPLADGLVAIPVPGHTAGSTALLFRETYLFTGDHLWGDAEGRLGASRAVCWWDWEAQTRSMGRLAAHRFEWVLPGHGRPWRAPHAAAAQAAVRALAAEMRAP; the protein is encoded by the coding sequence GTGGCCCTTCGTGCGCGCGCCGCCCCGGAGAACGCTCCGGGCGATCTCTTCGTCGACGATCGCTGCATCGCCTGCGACACCTGCCGCCGCCTCGCGCCGGCGACCTACGGCGGCGGCGAGGACGACCGCGCCTTCGTGGCGCGCCAGCCCGCGGATCCCGGGGCGCGGGACCGGGCGCTCATCGCGCTCGTGTCCTGCCCGGTCGCCGCGATCGGCTCGGACTCCGGCGCGGGCGTGCGCGAAGCATCGCGTGCCCCGCCCGTCGCGCTCGCGCCGGACGTCCCCGACGTCCTCGACTGCGGCTACGCGGCGGAGTCCTCCTTCGGCGCGGCCTCCTGGCTCGTGCTGCGCCCGGGAGGCAACGTCCTCGTCGACTCGCCCCGCTTCGCGGCGCCGCTCGTCGAGCGGGTCCGCGCGCTGGGCGGCGCCCGCTTCATGTTCCTCACCCACCGCGACGACGTGGCCGATCACGCCCGCTGGGCGGAGGCGCTCGGCTGCGTCCGCGTGCTCCACGCGCGCGACGTGACCGCGCGCACGCGCGAGGTGGAGCTCCGGCTCGACGGCGACGCGCCGGTGCCGCTCGCGGACGGCCTCGTCGCCATCCCGGTGCCGGGCCACACCGCGGGCTCGACGGCGTTGCTCTTCCGCGAGACGTACCTCTTCACCGGCGATCACCTGTGGGGCGACGCCGAGGGCAGGCTCGGGGCGTCTCGCGCGGTGTGCTGGTGGGACTGGGAGGCCCAGACGCGCTCGATGGGGCGGCTCGCGGCCCACCGGTTCGAGTGGGTGCTGCCGGGGCACGGCCGGCCCTGGCGCGCGCCCCACGCCGCGGCCGCGCAGGCGGCGGTCCGCGCGCTGGCCGCGGAGATGCGAGCGCCCTGA
- a CDS encoding 1-acyl-sn-glycerol-3-phosphate acyltransferase: protein MSPPDPPRSRTASPLRLLARGLLALAGWRAEIVPPPGPRCIIIVYPHTSNWDFVVGYLAKLASGLPLRFVGKDTLFRGPFGPLFRRMGGIPVDRRAPRGFVGALAEELRRRPRMWLAIAPEGTRAYRDHLKSGFYRLALEAGAPVGLGYIDWRARRVGLDTYVTMTGDEAADLQRIRAFYAGKAGKRPAQASAIRFRERR from the coding sequence ATGAGCCCCCCCGATCCGCCCCGCTCCCGGACGGCGAGCCCCCTGCGACTCCTCGCGCGCGGCCTCCTCGCGCTCGCCGGCTGGCGCGCCGAGATCGTCCCGCCCCCCGGGCCGCGGTGCATCATCATCGTCTACCCCCACACCTCGAACTGGGACTTCGTGGTCGGCTACCTCGCGAAGCTGGCCTCGGGGCTGCCGCTGCGCTTCGTCGGGAAGGACACGCTGTTCCGGGGGCCGTTCGGGCCGCTCTTCCGCCGCATGGGAGGGATCCCCGTGGACCGGCGCGCGCCGCGGGGGTTCGTCGGCGCGCTCGCCGAGGAGCTCCGTCGCCGCCCGCGGATGTGGCTCGCGATCGCGCCCGAGGGCACGCGGGCGTACCGGGACCACCTCAAGTCCGGCTTCTACCGGCTCGCCCTGGAGGCCGGGGCGCCGGTGGGGCTGGGCTACATCGACTGGAGAGCCCGCCGGGTGGGCCTCGACACCTACGTGACGATGACCGGCGACGAGGCGGCCGACCTCCAGCGGATCCGCGCCTTCTACGCGGGGAAGGCCGGGAAGCGGCCGGCGCAGGCGAGCGCGATCCGGTTTCGCGAGCGGCGGTAG